The sequence below is a genomic window from Streptomyces sudanensis.
ACGATGCACGGCTTCTCGTTCAACGTGAACCCGGACAACACCTGGTTCGACCGCATCGTGCCGTGCGGCATCCGCGACGCGGGCGTGACGTCGCTGGCGAACGAGCTGGGCCGCGAGGTGACGATCGCCGAGGTGCTGCCGGTGGTGGAGCACCACCTGAGGGACGTGCTGGGGAACGCCGAGCTCCGGCCGCGCGCGGTCGACCGGACGCCGGAGCCCGCCGGGGCGCCGGAAGGGGCGCCGGCCGCCTGACCGCCCCGGCCCCNCCCNNGNNCCCGGGGCGCCCCCTCCGGCCGGGGTCCGGCCGGATGCGTGGCCGCACTTTTTCCGGGCGTACCCTGGTGTTCGCCGAAGAATCGAAGCCGTAGGAGCCAGCCGTGTCCGCAGTCACACCCGACGGACGCAAGATGCTGCGCCTGGAGGTCCGGAACAGCCAGACCCCCATCGAGCGCAAGCCCGAGTGGATCAAGACTCGGGCGAAGATGGGCCCCGAGTACAACCAGCTGCAGAAGCTCGTCAAGAGCGAAGGGCTGCACACGGTCTGCCAGGAGGCGGGCTGCCCGAACATCTTCGAGTGCTGGGAGGACCGCGAGGCGACGTTCCTCATCGGCGGCGACCAGTGCACGCGGCGCTGCGACTTCTGCCAGATCGACACGGGCAAGCCGCAGGCCCTCGACCGCGACGAGCCGCGCCGCGTGGGCGAGTCCGTCGTGGCGATGGACCTGAACTACGCCACGATCACCGGCGTCGCGCGCGACGACCTGGAGGACGGCGGCGCCTGGCTGTACGCGGAGACGGTGCGGCAGATCCACGCGATGACCGCGGACCGCGAGGGCGGCCACACCAAGGTCGAGCTGCTGATCCCCGACTTCAACGCGGTCCCGGAGCAGCTGGCCGAGGTCTTCTCGTCCCGCCCCGAGGTGCTGGCGCACAACGTCGAGACGGTGCCCCGCATCTTCAAGCGGATCCGCCCCGGCTTCCGCTACGAGCGGTCGATGGAGGTCATCACGCGCGCCCGCGAGGCCGGCCTGGTGACCAAGTCGAACCTGATCCTCGGCATGGGCGAGACCCGCGAGGAGGTCGGCGAGGCGCTGCGGGACCTGCACGAGGCCGGCTGCGAGCTGATCACCATCACCCAGTACCTGCGCCCCTCCGTGCGCCACCACCCGGTGGAGCGCTGGGTGAAGCCGCAGGAGTTCGTGGAGCTGAAGGAGGAGGCCGAGCAGATCGGCTTCTCCGGAGTGATGTCGGGCCCGCTGGTCCGCTCCTCCTACCGCGCGGGCCGGCTGTTCCAGCAGGCGATGGAGGCCCGCGGCGCCTCGGCGGAGACCGCCCCGGCGGTGTGACGTCCGGCACGGCCCGGTGCCCGGTCGTGCGCTTCCGCGCAGGTGGACGCCTGCCGGACGGCGTACGGCGGGCGCCGGGCCGTCGTCGTCGTTTGACCGGCCGGACGTGCGCTGGTAACACCAGTGGGTGACGATGGCCGTACGCACCGTGCGGGGCCGTCGGCACGGCCCCGCNGGCGCGGCCCGGCCGGCACGCCGGCCCGGTCCGCCCGGCTCCGCCCACCGCGCAGCAGCAGCGCCAGGGGGACATCGAGATGCAGGCCCCGAGTCAGCAGGCACCCGCCCTCCCGTCGTCCGTCACCGACGCCCTGCGCGCCGTCGAGGCGCTGCTGCTGCGCGGTGGGCAGCGGACCGCCCGGCGCAACGCCTGGACGTCCGTGCTGGAGGACCGGCGCAGGGCCCGTGCCCGGATCGAGGCGCAGCACGTACTGGAGGCCGCCGCGAGCCGGGCGCCGTCGGAGACGTAAACTTCTGAGCATGGCGAGGAAGTCGAATTCAGACAGCGGTGACGCCGCTGCGAACCCCGGGCGACTGAAGCAGATCGCTCTGACGTACAAGATGACCCGGCGGAGCGACCCGAAGGTCGGCCTGGTCGTCGCCGCCGTGGGAATCGTCGTGTTCGGCGCCCTCCTCGCGATCGGCTTCCTGATCGGGCACCCGGTCTACCTGGGCATCCTGGGCTTCGTGCTGGCCTTCCTCGCGATGGCGATCGTCTTCGGGCGGCGGGCCGAGCAGGCGGCCTTCGGGCAGATGGAGGGCCAGCCGGGCGCGGCCGCCGCCGTCCTGCAGAACGTGGGGCGCGGCTGGACGACCACGCCGGCGGTCGCCGTGAACCGCAGCCAGGACGTGATCCACCGCGCGGTCGGCCGCCCCGGCATCGTGCTGGTCGCCGAGGGCAACCCGAACCGGCTCAAGAGCCTGCTCGCGGCCGAGAAGAAGCGGATGGCGCGCATCCTGGTGGACGTGCCCGTGCACGACATCATCGTCGGCGACGGCGAGGGCCAGGTGCCGCTGCGGAAGGTCCGCACGACGATGCTGAAGCTGCCGCGCGTGCTGACCGCGGCGCAGGTGACGGCGGCGAACGACCGGCTGCGGGCCATGGGCGACCTGATGAGCAACATGCCCCTGCCGAAGGGCCCCATGCCCAAGGGCATGCGGATGCCGCGCGGCGGGAAGCTCCGCTGACACGAGCCGGCCCGACGGGGGCCGGACGGACGAGGAGGGGCGGCCGGTGCGGCCGCCTCTCCGGCGTTCCCCCGCCCGCCGTCTTCGGCGTCCGTGTCACATCGTCCGCACCTGTACGGCGCGGGCGAGCCGGTCGTGGAGGCCCCGGCCGTCGCGGTCCCAGACCAGGGCGGGGACGGCGAGGCAGAGCAGCGCGGTGCGCAGGACGGCGCGGCCGAAGCCGAGCCGCCGGCCGTCGTCGGCGATGACGCGCAGGCCGAGGAGGCGCTTGCCGGGGGTGCAGCCGATGGTGCCGACGGTGAGGACGCCGAGGAGGAACAGCACGCCGAGGGCCCAGTTGCCCGCCGCGTTCCAGTCGCCCCGGGTGATCAGCCCGTACGCGATGAGCATGCAGAGGGACCAGTCGACGAAGATCGCGCCGAAGCGCCGCCCCAGCGGGGCGATGGAGCCGGGGCCCGTCTCCGGCAGGCCGAGCCGTTCGCCCCGGTAGCCGAAGTCGGCCCCCATCTCCTCGGCCGCCGCGCGCGGCCCGGAGAGCCATGATCCGATCACTCGCCTGTCGTCCACCCCTCCACGGTACTGGGCCCACC
It includes:
- the lipA gene encoding lipoyl synthase — its product is MSAVTPDGRKMLRLEVRNSQTPIERKPEWIKTRAKMGPEYNQLQKLVKSEGLHTVCQEAGCPNIFECWEDREATFLIGGDQCTRRCDFCQIDTGKPQALDRDEPRRVGESVVAMDLNYATITGVARDDLEDGGAWLYAETVRQIHAMTADREGGHTKVELLIPDFNAVPEQLAEVFSSRPEVLAHNVETVPRIFKRIRPGFRYERSMEVITRAREAGLVTKSNLILGMGETREEVGEALRDLHEAGCELITITQYLRPSVRHHPVERWVKPQEFVELKEEAEQIGFSGVMSGPLVRSSYRAGRLFQQAMEARGASAETAPAV
- a CDS encoding DUF4191 domain-containing protein codes for the protein MARKSNSDSGDAAANPGRLKQIALTYKMTRRSDPKVGLVVAAVGIVVFGALLAIGFLIGHPVYLGILGFVLAFLAMAIVFGRRAEQAAFGQMEGQPGAAAAVLQNVGRGWTTTPAVAVNRSQDVIHRAVGRPGIVLVAEGNPNRLKSLLAAEKKRMARILVDVPVHDIIVGDGEGQVPLRKVRTTMLKLPRVLTAAQVTAANDRLRAMGDLMSNMPLPKGPMPKGMRMPRGGKLR
- a CDS encoding RDD family protein yields the protein MDDRRVIGSWLSGPRAAAEEMGADFGYRGERLGLPETGPGSIAPLGRRFGAIFVDWSLCMLIAYGLITRGDWNAAGNWALGVLFLLGVLTVGTIGCTPGKRLLGLRVIADDGRRLGFGRAVLRTALLCLAVPALVWDRDGRGLHDRLARAVQVRTM